The following coding sequences are from one Arthrobacter sp. PvP023 window:
- a CDS encoding amino acid ABC transporter permease, producing MTSVLYDVPGPKARRISLIGSVVGSIVIAGGVIGAVVILSSQGIFDADRWAVFVNEYARDVWTQLGLGVLATLQAAAVAAVIAFPLGVALCLLRISLIPWIRIPTQVVLEFLRGMPVVLMILFVLLVFATSPYVAVVSGLVLYNAAIFSEILRAGIQSLPKGQREAGLAIGLRSFQSRLSVEFPQAIRRMLPSLIAQLVVLLKDTSLGYIVAYEELLRKVKLISDLEPSLLFSAFFVGAAIYILINLSVSRLAIWIERRGSKKAAGGVAKAEPALVETAAK from the coding sequence ATGACTTCAGTTCTGTACGACGTTCCCGGACCCAAAGCCCGGCGAATCTCCCTCATTGGCTCAGTAGTCGGTTCCATCGTCATCGCCGGCGGCGTTATAGGCGCGGTGGTCATCCTTTCCAGCCAGGGCATCTTCGACGCTGACCGGTGGGCCGTGTTCGTCAATGAGTATGCCAGGGACGTCTGGACCCAGCTGGGACTCGGCGTTCTCGCCACCCTGCAGGCCGCGGCGGTTGCTGCTGTCATTGCATTCCCGCTGGGTGTGGCTCTGTGCCTGCTCCGCATTTCGCTCATTCCGTGGATCCGCATCCCCACGCAGGTGGTACTGGAATTCCTCCGCGGCATGCCGGTGGTCCTGATGATCCTGTTCGTGCTGCTGGTCTTCGCCACGAGTCCCTACGTGGCCGTCGTGTCGGGCCTGGTGCTGTACAACGCGGCGATCTTCTCCGAAATCCTGCGCGCCGGGATCCAGTCCCTGCCCAAGGGCCAGCGCGAAGCCGGACTTGCCATCGGCCTGCGAAGCTTTCAGTCACGGCTGTCCGTCGAGTTCCCGCAGGCCATCCGGCGCATGCTTCCCTCGTTGATCGCACAACTGGTGGTCCTGCTCAAGGACACCTCACTGGGCTACATCGTGGCGTACGAGGAACTGCTGCGTAAGGTCAAGCTGATTTCCGACCTGGAACCGAGCCTGCTCTTTTCGGCATTCTTCGTTGGCGCGGCCATTTACATTCTGATCAACCTGTCAGTGTCCCGACTGGCTATCTGGATCGAACGCCGCGGCTCCAAGAAGGCCGCCGGCGGCGTTGCCAAGGCCGAGCCAGCCTTGGTTGAGACCGCTGCCAAGTAA
- a CDS encoding glutamate ABC transporter substrate-binding protein, giving the protein MKAFMTRRKSFVVAASAALALTLSACGGGGGSSTTNPPVAEKPSFAADTTMAKLSSAGKITIGTKFDQPLFGQKGLDGKPVGFDVEIGKAIAAKLGIAADKIEWVETVSANREPFIEQGRVDIVVATYTINDARKQKVSFAGPYYEAGQALLVNKDDNSITKPEDVKGKKVCSVTGSTPAKTIVDKYGAELVPAANYTACLEPLRNKQVVAVTTDNVILAGYVDKEPEAFKLASEETFTKEPYGIGLKKDDTVFRNWINDQLEGFAKDDTYKKAWEATAGKVIKTVPDLPTIDRY; this is encoded by the coding sequence ATGAAGGCATTTATGACCCGACGAAAGTCCTTTGTGGTTGCCGCATCAGCGGCCCTCGCACTCACCCTGAGCGCGTGCGGTGGCGGCGGGGGTTCGTCAACCACGAACCCTCCGGTTGCGGAGAAGCCGAGCTTTGCGGCCGACACGACCATGGCCAAGCTGTCCTCAGCCGGCAAGATCACCATCGGTACCAAGTTCGACCAGCCGCTGTTCGGCCAGAAGGGCCTGGACGGAAAGCCGGTCGGCTTCGACGTCGAAATCGGCAAAGCCATCGCCGCCAAGCTGGGAATCGCCGCCGACAAGATCGAATGGGTGGAAACTGTTTCCGCGAACCGCGAACCGTTCATTGAGCAGGGTCGCGTTGACATCGTCGTGGCTACTTACACCATCAATGACGCCCGCAAGCAGAAGGTCTCCTTCGCGGGCCCCTACTACGAGGCCGGCCAGGCGCTGCTGGTGAATAAGGACGACAACTCCATCACCAAGCCCGAAGACGTCAAGGGCAAGAAGGTCTGCTCCGTGACCGGCTCCACCCCGGCCAAGACCATCGTGGACAAGTACGGCGCCGAGCTTGTCCCGGCTGCCAACTACACCGCCTGCCTGGAGCCGCTGCGCAACAAGCAGGTAGTTGCCGTGACCACGGACAACGTGATCCTCGCCGGATACGTGGACAAGGAACCTGAAGCCTTCAAGCTCGCCTCGGAAGAGACCTTCACCAAGGAGCCTTACGGCATCGGCCTGAAGAAGGACGACACCGTTTTCCGTAACTGGATCAACGACCAGCTCGAAGGCTTCGCCAAGGACGACACGTACAAGAAGGCCTGGGAAGCTACCGCCGGCAAGGTCATCAAGACCGTGCCGGACCTCCCGACTATCGACCGCTACTAA
- a CDS encoding TetR/AcrR family transcriptional regulator: MPKIVDAAVRRQEVVEAVFRIIAADGLERASLREVADEAGLAVGSVRHYFASSDDLLAHSFGVVVDRITGRLDVAREHLSRQDPGTPGHAEGVLTLLGQFLPLDEERAVDACVWMAFKNAARIRPFLAAEADRSHRAVAAVVGWLIMELRGPGETGDGDGHQALVTEAERLLATLDGLTMHALLQPEWMTAEMCRDVLSSHLQSLG; this comes from the coding sequence GTGCCCAAAATTGTTGATGCCGCAGTCCGGCGCCAGGAAGTTGTCGAAGCAGTTTTTAGAATCATCGCGGCGGACGGGCTGGAACGGGCGTCCCTGCGTGAGGTAGCTGACGAGGCTGGACTGGCGGTAGGTTCCGTCCGCCATTACTTCGCCAGCAGCGACGACTTGCTGGCCCATTCCTTTGGCGTTGTGGTGGACAGGATCACCGGCAGGCTGGACGTAGCCCGGGAGCACCTCAGCCGGCAGGACCCCGGGACACCCGGGCACGCCGAGGGCGTGTTAACCCTGCTGGGCCAGTTCCTCCCGCTGGACGAGGAGCGGGCAGTGGACGCATGTGTCTGGATGGCGTTCAAGAATGCCGCGCGGATCAGGCCTTTCCTGGCCGCCGAGGCCGACCGCAGCCACCGCGCTGTTGCCGCCGTCGTGGGGTGGCTGATTATGGAACTCCGGGGACCCGGAGAAACGGGGGACGGCGACGGTCACCAGGCCCTGGTCACCGAGGCGGAGAGGCTGCTGGCGACCTTGGACGGATTGACGATGCACGCCCTACTGCAACCGGAATGGATGACGGCCGAGATGTGCCGGGACGTCCTGTCATCGCATCTGCAGAGTCTGGGCTAG
- the fdxA gene encoding ferredoxin — protein sequence MTYVIAQPCVDVKDKACIEECPVDCIYEGERSLYIHPDECVDCGACEPVCPVEAIYYEDDTPDEWADYYKANVEFFDELGSPGGAAKVGNTHTDHPMIAALPPQNQDH from the coding sequence GTGACGTACGTAATCGCGCAGCCGTGTGTAGATGTCAAGGACAAGGCATGTATTGAGGAATGCCCCGTCGATTGCATCTACGAGGGTGAGCGGTCCCTCTACATTCATCCGGACGAATGCGTCGACTGCGGCGCCTGCGAACCGGTTTGCCCCGTCGAAGCCATCTATTACGAGGATGACACCCCCGACGAGTGGGCCGACTACTACAAGGCCAACGTTGAATTCTTCGACGAGCTGGGCTCTCCCGGCGGTGCCGCGAAGGTGGGCAACACGCACACCGACCACCCGATGATTGCCGCCCTGCCGCCCCAGAACCAGGATCACTGA
- a CDS encoding amino acid ABC transporter permease codes for MDVIIESLPQYWDGFLRTLFLAAVSGIIALVFGTILAAMRVSPVAALRGFSMFYVEVARNTPLTIIFFFSAIVLPRLGVKFDQFEVAAIIALSGYTAAFVAEAVRSGVNSVAVGQAEAARSIGMTFAQVLGLIVLPQALRTVVPPLINILIALVKNSSVAGAFFVLELFGYGLQLSNSRGDAVMWVLIGVAFFYLLLTVPLGLLAHYVERKVAIAR; via the coding sequence ATGGACGTCATCATCGAAAGCCTCCCGCAGTATTGGGACGGTTTCCTCCGCACACTCTTCCTGGCCGCCGTCTCCGGTATCATCGCCCTGGTCTTCGGCACGATCCTGGCCGCCATGCGAGTTTCACCCGTGGCGGCGCTTCGCGGCTTCAGCATGTTCTATGTGGAAGTCGCCAGGAACACCCCGCTCACCATCATCTTTTTCTTCTCGGCCATCGTGCTGCCGCGCCTGGGCGTTAAATTCGACCAGTTCGAAGTGGCCGCCATTATCGCGTTGAGCGGTTACACAGCCGCCTTCGTGGCCGAGGCCGTACGCTCCGGCGTGAACAGCGTCGCCGTTGGCCAGGCTGAGGCCGCCCGCAGCATCGGCATGACCTTCGCGCAGGTCCTGGGCCTGATTGTCCTGCCCCAGGCACTCAGGACGGTGGTCCCGCCCCTGATCAACATTCTCATCGCCCTCGTGAAAAACTCCTCCGTGGCCGGCGCCTTCTTCGTTCTCGAGCTGTTCGGTTATGGCCTGCAGCTCTCCAACTCGCGCGGCGACGCGGTGATGTGGGTGCTGATCGGCGTCGCATTCTTCTACCTGCTGCTGACGGTGCCGCTCGGCCTCCTTGCCCACTATGTCGAACGTAAGGTGGCGATCGCCCGATGA
- the galE gene encoding UDP-glucose 4-epimerase GalE, whose protein sequence is MRILVTGGTGYIGSHTVLSLQEAGHEVVVIDNLVNSSEESLRRVAELSGKEAVFHNVDLVDEAAVDAVFAQDRIDAVIHFAGLKAVGESVREPLKYYYNNLVGTLNLIRVMDRYDVRSLVFSSSATVYGEHNPIPYVEKMEIGANNPYGRTKEQIEDILSDLGAADTRWHIALLRYFNPVGAHPSGRIGEDPQGIPNNLVPFIAQVAVGRREKLMVFGGDYDTPDGTCLRDYIHVVDLAEGHVAALNHVADRTGVFRWNLGSGKGSSVLEVLRSFEKAVGHELPYEITGRRAGDLPAFWADATSALADLSWSTTKTVDQMCEDHWRWQKNNPLGYNS, encoded by the coding sequence ATGAGAATTCTGGTTACGGGCGGCACCGGCTACATCGGGTCCCACACTGTTCTGTCCCTGCAGGAAGCCGGCCATGAGGTAGTGGTCATCGACAACCTGGTCAATTCAAGCGAAGAATCGCTGCGCCGCGTAGCCGAGCTCAGCGGCAAGGAGGCGGTGTTCCACAACGTGGACCTCGTGGACGAGGCGGCCGTGGACGCTGTCTTCGCGCAGGACCGGATCGATGCAGTGATCCACTTCGCCGGACTCAAGGCCGTGGGCGAATCCGTTCGGGAGCCGCTGAAGTATTACTACAACAACCTCGTCGGCACGCTGAACCTGATCCGCGTCATGGACCGGTATGACGTCCGCTCCCTGGTGTTCAGCTCCTCCGCTACCGTGTATGGCGAGCACAATCCCATCCCCTACGTGGAAAAGATGGAGATCGGCGCCAACAATCCCTACGGCCGGACCAAGGAACAGATCGAGGACATCCTCTCGGACCTCGGAGCCGCAGACACCCGCTGGCACATCGCACTCCTCCGGTACTTCAACCCGGTGGGAGCACACCCGTCCGGCCGGATCGGCGAAGACCCCCAGGGCATCCCCAACAACCTGGTTCCGTTTATCGCCCAGGTCGCCGTGGGCCGCCGCGAGAAGCTGATGGTCTTCGGCGGCGACTACGACACTCCTGACGGAACCTGCCTGCGTGACTACATCCACGTCGTGGATCTGGCCGAAGGCCACGTCGCGGCCCTCAACCACGTGGCTGACCGTACCGGAGTCTTCCGCTGGAACCTCGGCTCCGGCAAGGGATCTTCCGTCCTGGAAGTTCTGCGTTCCTTCGAAAAGGCCGTGGGCCACGAGCTCCCCTACGAGATCACCGGCCGCCGGGCGGGAGACCTTCCGGCGTTCTGGGCTGATGCCACGTCCGCGCTGGCCGACCTGAGCTGGTCCACCACCAAGACGGTGGACCAGATGTGCGAGGACCACTGGCGCTGGCAGAAGAACAACCCGCTGGGCTACAACTCCTGA
- the dapD gene encoding 2,3,4,5-tetrahydropyridine-2,6-dicarboxylate N-succinyltransferase: MTETAAASAVPADNSASADARSAYGYGVATISTRNGEATVLDVWFPAPSLGTAADSLRNVESADPVLAEIAAAGADADRGTEQQVVFVQVHLDEAPADTADAYLRLHLLSHRLVRPNTINLDGIFGKLPNVVWTNFGPAAVDGFEMTRAKLRKRGAVTVYGVDKFPRMVDYVVPAGVRIADADRVRLGAYLAEGTTVMHEGFVNFNAGTLGTSMVEGRISAGVVTGDGTDVGGGASIMGTLSGGGKEKISLGERVLLGANSGVGISIGDDSVVEAGLYVTAGTRVRVIGPKDADGEDTTRVVKAVELSGVPNLLFRRNSASGAVEVLPRKGQTVELNEALHAN; encoded by the coding sequence ATGACTGAAACCGCTGCTGCTTCCGCCGTGCCCGCTGACAATTCCGCGTCCGCCGACGCCCGCTCCGCCTATGGCTACGGTGTGGCCACCATTTCCACCCGTAACGGCGAGGCTACGGTGCTGGACGTCTGGTTCCCCGCGCCGTCCCTTGGAACAGCAGCGGACAGCCTCCGGAATGTGGAAAGCGCCGATCCCGTGCTGGCCGAGATCGCTGCCGCCGGCGCCGACGCGGACCGCGGGACGGAACAGCAGGTTGTGTTTGTCCAGGTCCACCTGGACGAAGCCCCCGCCGATACCGCGGACGCCTACCTGCGCCTGCACCTGCTCTCGCACCGGCTGGTCCGGCCCAACACCATCAACCTGGACGGCATTTTCGGCAAGCTCCCCAACGTCGTGTGGACGAACTTCGGCCCGGCTGCCGTTGACGGCTTCGAAATGACCCGGGCCAAGCTGCGCAAGCGCGGCGCCGTGACGGTCTACGGCGTGGACAAGTTCCCCCGCATGGTGGACTATGTGGTGCCTGCAGGTGTCCGGATCGCCGACGCTGACCGCGTCCGGCTTGGCGCGTACCTTGCCGAGGGCACCACGGTAATGCACGAAGGGTTCGTCAACTTCAACGCCGGCACCCTGGGCACCTCCATGGTCGAAGGCCGCATCTCAGCGGGTGTCGTCACGGGCGACGGCACCGATGTGGGCGGCGGCGCGTCGATCATGGGCACCCTGTCCGGCGGCGGCAAGGAGAAAATCTCCCTCGGCGAACGTGTGCTGCTGGGTGCAAACTCCGGTGTGGGCATCAGTATCGGCGACGACTCGGTAGTGGAGGCCGGCCTGTATGTCACGGCCGGGACCCGCGTGCGCGTGATCGGACCGAAGGACGCCGACGGTGAGGACACCACCAGGGTGGTCAAGGCAGTTGAGCTCTCCGGTGTGCCCAACCTGTTGTTCCGCCGCAATTCCGCGAGCGGCGCTGTTGAAGTGCTCCCCCGCAAGGGCCAGACAGTGGAACTCAACGAGGCACTCCACGCCAACTGA
- the dapE gene encoding succinyl-diaminopimelate desuccinylase, translating to MTAQTASVRLDLHQDVALLTAALIDINSVSANEKELADAVEHALLKIPQLKIVRDGDSIIARTDLGRPERVILAGHLDTVPLPTTEGALGTVPSFWPSGAPGEGLLYGRGTTDMKGGVAVQLALAATMFDGGAEPSKDVTFVFYDHEEVEAVKSGLGRLVRNHGELLNGDFAILLEPTHGTVEGGCNGTMRFEATTVGEAAHSARAWMGSNAIHAAAPILARLAAYEPATINVDGLDYRESLNAVKINGGTAGNVIPDRCVVEINYRFAPDKTPEQAEAHVRDLLEGFDVVKTDSAAGARPGLNHPAAASFVAAVGAEPKPKYGWTDVARFSELGIPAVNFGPGDPLLAHKDNEHVDADAIRECLRALRTWLG from the coding sequence GTGACTGCTCAAACCGCCTCTGTCCGCCTGGACCTCCACCAGGACGTCGCCCTCCTCACCGCTGCGCTCATCGACATCAACAGCGTCTCGGCTAACGAGAAGGAACTGGCTGACGCCGTCGAACACGCCCTGCTGAAGATTCCGCAGCTCAAGATCGTCCGGGACGGCGACTCCATCATTGCCCGTACCGACCTCGGCCGCCCGGAGCGGGTCATCCTGGCCGGGCACCTGGATACGGTGCCCCTGCCGACCACCGAAGGGGCACTGGGCACCGTCCCATCGTTCTGGCCGTCCGGCGCGCCGGGGGAAGGGCTGCTGTACGGCCGCGGCACCACGGACATGAAAGGCGGAGTCGCGGTGCAGCTGGCACTGGCGGCAACAATGTTCGACGGCGGCGCGGAACCGAGCAAGGACGTCACCTTCGTGTTCTACGACCATGAGGAAGTGGAAGCGGTGAAGAGCGGACTCGGGCGCCTGGTCCGAAACCATGGCGAGCTCCTGAACGGCGACTTTGCCATCCTGCTGGAGCCGACACACGGGACTGTGGAAGGTGGATGCAACGGCACCATGCGCTTCGAGGCAACCACCGTCGGCGAAGCTGCGCATTCCGCCCGGGCCTGGATGGGCAGCAACGCCATCCACGCCGCGGCCCCTATCCTCGCCAGGCTGGCCGCCTATGAACCGGCCACCATCAATGTGGACGGCCTGGACTACCGCGAAAGCCTCAATGCGGTGAAGATCAACGGAGGCACGGCCGGCAATGTCATCCCCGACCGTTGCGTGGTGGAAATCAACTACCGCTTTGCTCCGGACAAGACCCCGGAACAGGCGGAAGCCCACGTTCGGGATCTTCTCGAGGGGTTCGACGTCGTCAAAACGGACAGTGCCGCCGGCGCGCGGCCCGGCCTGAACCATCCGGCCGCCGCGTCCTTCGTGGCCGCGGTCGGCGCGGAACCGAAACCCAAATACGGCTGGACCGACGTCGCACGTTTCAGCGAGCTGGGTATCCCTGCCGTGAACTTCGGCCCGGGCGATCCTCTGCTGGCGCATAAGGATAACGAGCACGTCGACGCCGACGCGATCCGCGAATGCCTTCGGGCGCTTCGGACGTGGCTGGGCTGA
- a CDS encoding transcriptional regulator, producing MNRPEQDPDADVAAKGRALSSPLRLRILRMCLHQSRTNKEIAELLGLNPASSLHHVRTLVRTGFLVPGERRKGKRGAVEVPYTASRTSWHTPVDNVAPILIETFLQETRDLPSEDIEVWRLGVKFNAEHREEMLAKLRAVMEEYVRLPADDDGEATSLMIAHHRDPKAG from the coding sequence ATGAACCGGCCGGAGCAGGACCCTGATGCGGACGTTGCCGCCAAGGGCCGCGCCCTCAGCTCGCCGCTGCGGCTTCGGATCCTGCGGATGTGCCTGCACCAGTCACGGACCAACAAGGAGATCGCCGAACTCCTGGGCCTCAACCCGGCGTCAAGCCTGCACCATGTCCGGACTCTCGTGCGGACCGGGTTCCTGGTGCCTGGAGAGCGCCGGAAAGGCAAGAGGGGCGCCGTCGAGGTTCCCTACACGGCCAGCCGCACGTCCTGGCATACGCCCGTGGACAACGTGGCTCCGATCCTGATCGAGACGTTCCTGCAGGAGACCAGGGATCTTCCGTCGGAAGACATCGAGGTGTGGCGCCTCGGGGTGAAGTTCAACGCCGAGCACCGGGAGGAAATGCTCGCCAAGCTGAGGGCGGTAATGGAAGAGTACGTCCGGCTCCCGGCCGACGACGACGGCGAAGCCACCTCGCTGATGATCGCCCACCACCGGGACCCGAAAGCCGGTTGA
- a CDS encoding citrate synthase — protein MTETTSATLRHAGGELELPRIKVVEGNEGYDVSKLLKQTGAVAFDPGFMNTAATTSAITYIDGDAGILRYRGYPIEQLAQHSSFLEVSYLLIYGNLPTPTELDAFDQRIRRHTLLHEELKGFFGGFPRDAHPMPVLSSAVSALSTFYQDSLDPFNAEHVEVSTYRLLAKMPVIAAYALKKSIGQPMLYPDNSMNLVENFLRLSFGLPAEQYELDPVMVKALDLLLILHADHEQNCSTSTVRLVGSSNANLFASVSAGINALFGPAHGGANEAVLKMLRQIQTEGIKPEDYMEKVKNKEDGVRLMGFGHRVYKNYDPRARIVKDTAHEVLGKLGGNDELLDIAMRLEEKALGDDYFIQRKLYPNVDFYTGLIYKAMGFPEKMFTVLFAIGRLPGWIAQWREMINDPSTKIGRPRQLYTGEPERNYPAS, from the coding sequence ATGACTGAGACCACCAGCGCAACCCTGCGCCATGCGGGCGGCGAACTCGAACTCCCGCGCATCAAGGTTGTAGAAGGAAACGAAGGCTATGACGTTTCCAAACTGCTGAAGCAGACAGGCGCCGTTGCCTTTGACCCCGGTTTCATGAACACCGCGGCCACCACTTCGGCCATCACCTACATCGACGGCGATGCCGGAATCCTGCGGTACCGCGGGTACCCGATCGAGCAGCTGGCCCAGCACTCCAGCTTCCTGGAAGTTTCCTACCTGCTGATCTACGGCAACCTGCCGACGCCCACCGAGCTGGATGCCTTCGACCAGCGCATCCGCCGCCACACCCTGCTGCATGAAGAGCTCAAGGGCTTCTTCGGCGGCTTCCCGCGCGACGCACACCCGATGCCCGTACTGTCCTCGGCCGTGTCCGCCCTCTCCACCTTCTACCAGGACTCCCTGGACCCCTTCAACGCCGAGCATGTGGAAGTGTCCACCTACCGGCTCCTGGCCAAGATGCCGGTCATCGCTGCCTACGCATTGAAGAAGAGCATCGGCCAGCCCATGCTCTACCCGGACAACTCCATGAACCTCGTGGAGAACTTCCTGCGCCTCAGCTTTGGGCTTCCGGCCGAGCAGTACGAACTGGACCCGGTCATGGTCAAGGCCCTGGACCTTCTCCTGATCCTGCATGCGGACCACGAGCAGAACTGTTCCACGTCCACGGTGCGCCTGGTGGGTTCGTCCAACGCCAACCTCTTCGCCTCCGTATCTGCAGGTATCAACGCACTGTTCGGCCCTGCCCACGGCGGCGCCAACGAGGCAGTGCTCAAGATGCTGCGCCAGATCCAGACCGAGGGCATCAAGCCTGAGGACTACATGGAGAAGGTCAAGAACAAGGAAGACGGCGTCCGCCTCATGGGCTTCGGTCACCGCGTCTACAAGAACTACGATCCGCGGGCCAGGATCGTCAAGGACACGGCACACGAAGTGCTCGGCAAGCTTGGCGGCAACGACGAACTGCTGGACATCGCCATGCGCCTCGAAGAGAAGGCCCTGGGCGACGACTACTTCATCCAGCGCAAGCTCTACCCGAACGTGGACTTCTACACCGGCCTGATCTACAAGGCCATGGGCTTCCCGGAAAAGATGTTCACGGTCCTCTTTGCGATCGGCCGCCTGCCGGGCTGGATTGCCCAGTGGCGCGAAATGATCAACGATCCCAGCACCAAGATCGGCCGTCCGCGCCAGCTCTACACAGGAGAGCCGGAGCGCAACTACCCGGCCAGCTAG
- a CDS encoding amino acid ABC transporter ATP-binding protein yields the protein MTTQVPGDALVSLKAVNKHYGQLHVLKDINLNVRKGEVVVVIGPSGSGKSTLCRAINRLETIDDGKIAIDGKELPEEGKELAKLRADVGMVFQSFNLFAHKTILENVTLGPIKVKGVPKAQADKDAMALLERVGVGHQAPKLPAQLSGGQQQRVAIARALAMKPKVMLFDEPTSALDPEMINEVLDVMIQLAKEGMTMIVVTHEMGFARKAADRVVFMADGQIVEDSTPEEFFTNPQSTRAKDFLSKLLTH from the coding sequence ATGACTACTCAAGTGCCCGGCGATGCGCTCGTCTCCCTGAAAGCCGTGAACAAGCACTACGGCCAGCTGCACGTACTGAAGGACATCAACCTCAACGTCCGCAAGGGCGAAGTTGTTGTGGTCATCGGACCGTCCGGTTCCGGTAAATCGACTCTCTGCCGGGCCATCAACCGTCTGGAGACGATCGATGACGGCAAGATCGCCATCGACGGTAAGGAACTCCCGGAGGAAGGCAAGGAACTCGCCAAGCTGCGGGCCGACGTCGGAATGGTGTTCCAGTCCTTCAATCTCTTTGCCCACAAGACGATCCTCGAGAACGTCACCCTGGGGCCGATCAAGGTTAAAGGTGTGCCCAAGGCGCAGGCCGACAAGGACGCCATGGCACTGCTGGAACGCGTCGGCGTCGGACACCAGGCACCCAAGCTGCCGGCACAGCTCTCCGGCGGCCAGCAGCAGCGCGTGGCCATTGCCCGCGCCCTGGCCATGAAGCCGAAGGTCATGCTCTTTGACGAGCCCACCTCGGCCCTTGACCCGGAGATGATCAACGAAGTCCTTGACGTCATGATCCAGCTGGCCAAGGAAGGGATGACCATGATCGTGGTCACCCACGAAATGGGCTTCGCCCGTAAAGCCGCTGACCGCGTGGTGTTCATGGCGGACGGCCAGATCGTCGAGGATTCGACGCCCGAGGAATTCTTCACGAACCCGCAGAGCACCCGCGCCAAGGATTTCCTCTCCAAGCTCCTCACTCACTGA
- the dapC gene encoding succinyldiaminopimelate transaminase, producing MTSAVRSFGLSLPDYPWEAMAPYLARAAEHPGGAVNLSIGTPVDHTPALIQEALQRAADAPGYPTVHGTPALRAAIADWFARRRGVPGLDPRDVMPTVGSKELVAWLPFLLGLKPGDVVVRPTVAYPTYDIGASFAGAEQIAADDLDELDDETRQRVRLVWVNSPANPTGSVRDAASLKRIVDQAREVGAVVASDECYAELGWGEWDVQRGGHPVPSILDPRVAGTSHDGLLAVYSLSKQSNLAGYRAAFVAGDPVIMANLVNSRKHAGMIVPYPVQEAMRVALGDDAHVEAQKDLYRGRRERIVPALEAFGLAIHESRAGLYLWCTAGEATWDTVGRLAELGIVVGPGVFYGDAGNGFIRVALTAADERIDAAVARLTAGA from the coding sequence GTGACCTCCGCGGTACGCAGCTTCGGACTCAGCCTGCCCGACTACCCATGGGAAGCCATGGCACCGTATCTTGCCAGGGCCGCGGAGCACCCCGGAGGGGCAGTCAACCTTTCCATCGGAACCCCCGTGGACCATACGCCTGCCCTGATCCAGGAGGCGCTCCAGCGGGCCGCTGACGCCCCGGGGTACCCCACGGTGCATGGAACGCCGGCGCTCCGCGCAGCGATCGCGGATTGGTTCGCGCGCCGCCGCGGCGTTCCCGGGCTGGACCCCCGGGACGTGATGCCCACCGTCGGGTCCAAGGAACTTGTGGCCTGGCTGCCGTTCCTTTTGGGGCTGAAGCCCGGAGACGTCGTCGTCCGTCCGACGGTTGCCTACCCCACGTACGACATCGGGGCGTCATTCGCCGGCGCTGAACAGATCGCCGCCGACGACCTTGATGAACTGGATGACGAGACGCGGCAGCGCGTCCGGCTCGTCTGGGTCAACTCGCCGGCCAACCCCACCGGAAGCGTCCGTGACGCCGCGTCGTTGAAGCGGATCGTGGACCAGGCCCGCGAGGTAGGCGCCGTGGTTGCTTCCGACGAATGCTATGCGGAACTCGGCTGGGGGGAGTGGGACGTCCAGCGCGGCGGCCACCCGGTGCCCAGCATCCTGGACCCCCGCGTTGCCGGAACATCACATGACGGCCTGCTCGCGGTGTATTCGCTGAGCAAACAGTCGAACCTTGCGGGGTACCGTGCCGCGTTCGTCGCGGGCGATCCGGTGATCATGGCCAACCTGGTGAACAGCCGGAAACACGCGGGCATGATCGTTCCCTATCCGGTGCAGGAAGCCATGCGGGTCGCACTGGGGGACGACGCCCACGTAGAGGCACAGAAAGACCTTTACCGCGGACGGCGGGAACGGATAGTTCCCGCACTTGAGGCCTTCGGGCTGGCAATCCACGAGTCCAGGGCCGGGCTCTACCTGTGGTGCACTGCCGGCGAGGCCACGTGGGACACCGTGGGCAGGCTGGCCGAACTCGGAATCGTGGTGGGGCCCGGCGTCTTCTACGGCGACGCCGGCAACGGGTTCATCCGGGTGGCGCTGACCGCCGCGGACGAGCGGATCGACGCGGCAGTGGCCCGGCTGACCGCCGGCGCTTAG